CACGGCAAAATGTTCGCCTTAAAATATGGACTGAGCAGAAGTCCGGGCTGTGGGTTTGGGTTCAAATGGCCCACGGGCAACCTGGGGAGGAACGAATGTACAAGGGAAGAGAGGGGCAATGGGCATTTTTGCTTCACCGCCTGTCGGGAATCGCGATCCTGGCTTATCTGCTGATTCACGTTTTCAGCATCGGCTCGTTCATCTTTGGTGAGCGGTTCTACATGGCAATTCACGAAACGTACGACTGGCCGATCTTCCGTATCGGACTGGTGTTCATCACGGCGGGGGTGGTGTACCACGCCTTCAATGGCCTGCGCATCATCGTGATGGACTTTACCGGGGCTGGCGTGGCCTATCAGCGCCAAATGTGGTACGCCGTGATGGCGCTCACCGTGATCAGTGGACTGTACGCAGCCTGGACGCTGCTGCCGCGCCTGCTGGGAGGCTACTAGAATGATCCGCGCGAGAACGTTTATCGACGCCAAACAGCAGTCGCACAGCAACGCCGAGCTGAACTGGTGGATCTTCATGCGCATCAGCGGACTGATCCTGGTCTTCCTGGTGCTGGGTCACATCTACATGACCTTTATCCAGGTTTCCGAATCCGATGCCACGTTTACGGCGGTGGTGGGCAAACTGGCGAATCCGGCCTGGAAGTTCTATGACTGGCTGATCCTGGCACTGGCGCTGATGCACGGCACCAATGGGGCGCGGTATTCCATTGAGGACTACATCCGCACCCGTCCCAACCGGGCCTGGGTCAAGGGCGTGTTCTACACCGTGGTGGCGCTGGTCTTCGCTTTCGGCACCATCGGCCTCTTTTCCATCTGAGCACCTTCTCTTTGAGCTTTCAAAGGACGTAACTAACTATGCAACATCGTTATGACGTACTGGTCATCGGCGCAGGCGGCGCAGGACTGATGGCCGCACTGTACGCCGCCAAGGGCAATGTCTCGGTGGCGTGCATCTCCAAGCTGTATCCCACCCGCTCGCACACCGGGGCGGCACAGGGCGGCATCGGCGCAGCGCTGGGCAATGTCGCCGAGGACCACTGGGAATGGCACATGTTCGACACCGTCAAGGGCGGCGACTACCTGACGGACCAGGACGCCGCCGAGGTGTTTGCCAAGGACATCATCGATGCCGTGTACGAGTTGGAGCACATGGGGTTGCCCTTCTCGCGCACCCCGGAGGGACGGATCGCCCAGCGCAAGTTCGGCGGTCACACCCGCGAGTTCGGCAAGGCCGCCGTGGAACGCAGCTGCTACGCCAAGGACCGTACCGGCCACATGATCCTTCAGACGCTGTACCAGCAGAACGTCAAGGAAGGGACCAAGTTCTTCAACGAATTCCACGTTACGGACCTATTGATCGAGGATGGACGCTGCCGCGGTGTGGTGGCCTATGAGCTGTCGACGGGCGAGATTCACACCTTCCATGCCAAGGCTGTGATTCTGGCGGCGGGCGGCTACGGGCGTATCTTCAAGATCACCAGCAACGCGCTGACGCTGACCGGCGACCTGATGAGCATCTACTACCGCAAGGGCCTGCCGCTGGAGGACATGGAGTTCTACCAGTTCCATCCCACCGGCCTCGCCAAGCTGGGCATTCTGGTCACCGAGGGCATCCGTGGTGAGGGCGGCATCCTGCGCAACGACAGCGG
Above is a genomic segment from Deinococcus humi containing:
- the sdhC gene encoding succinate dehydrogenase, cytochrome b556 subunit — protein: MYKGREGQWAFLLHRLSGIAILAYLLIHVFSIGSFIFGERFYMAIHETYDWPIFRIGLVFITAGVVYHAFNGLRIIVMDFTGAGVAYQRQMWYAVMALTVISGLYAAWTLLPRLLGGY
- a CDS encoding succinate dehydrogenase hydrophobic membrane anchor subunit, giving the protein MIRARTFIDAKQQSHSNAELNWWIFMRISGLILVFLVLGHIYMTFIQVSESDATFTAVVGKLANPAWKFYDWLILALALMHGTNGARYSIEDYIRTRPNRAWVKGVFYTVVALVFAFGTIGLFSI